One window from the genome of Leptospira johnsonii encodes:
- a CDS encoding methyl-accepting chemotaxis protein — METSHIQTESTILQIWKNGAIVINRIRLGLVLLFIVSLAGAYKSFQPLQFMVHAAGTAFMGLYCIFNFIANRKRNMSIGFHKVFVLFDVNVLSATLILDTFVSPDVAAGTLKNVVLFFIYFYIMIYSCLLGERIFVLIVGAFSTAGAIVALVCALKNGAGFVMDVEEAKLPYNLSASTEIIKLAFIFVASVILAQLMRLFLRLTVEGNRLYSDSKGLLEKLSENQTIIKDSAISLEDSIVKFAQFINRTGEKMESQAAALEEVNAVLEELSAASTNTSRSIESQNASLSELVDDSKKLGDIVSNITGYSQALSSFANDNKADMENVTIAAEKTKSYLADIASSFDKVDQINQIMGEIADKTNLLALNASIEAARAGEAGRGFAVVANEVSKLADFTSENAKSISAIVRQSQNFIQEAKSASAETGDLTEKQKFKILETSDRIVQMNKLYLEQTNIIRKFLSELESIKSVSSEIYESEREQSLGQKEMIRTMSQLEKDINEINEDSANLNSEIDRIKMKASELKVLSNNS; from the coding sequence ATGGAAACTTCCCATATACAAACTGAATCCACGATCTTACAGATCTGGAAGAACGGGGCCATCGTAATCAACCGGATCCGGCTGGGCCTAGTTTTACTTTTTATCGTTTCCTTGGCAGGAGCTTACAAAAGTTTTCAACCCTTACAATTTATGGTCCATGCGGCAGGAACTGCTTTTATGGGTCTCTACTGCATTTTCAATTTTATAGCAAATCGTAAAAGGAATATGTCCATCGGATTTCATAAAGTTTTTGTGTTATTCGATGTGAATGTTCTAAGCGCAACTTTGATCTTGGATACTTTCGTTTCCCCGGACGTAGCGGCCGGGACCTTAAAGAACGTAGTATTATTCTTCATTTATTTTTATATAATGATCTACTCCTGTCTTTTGGGAGAAAGGATCTTTGTTCTGATCGTAGGCGCATTCTCCACTGCAGGAGCAATTGTAGCTCTTGTATGCGCCCTCAAGAACGGTGCAGGATTTGTAATGGATGTGGAAGAAGCAAAACTTCCCTACAATCTTAGTGCTTCTACTGAGATCATAAAACTTGCATTCATATTCGTTGCGAGTGTGATACTCGCCCAATTGATGAGATTATTTTTGAGACTAACGGTAGAAGGAAACCGCCTCTATTCCGATTCTAAAGGTCTACTGGAAAAACTAAGCGAGAACCAAACAATCATCAAAGATTCTGCAATCAGCTTAGAAGATTCCATTGTCAAATTCGCACAATTCATCAATCGCACCGGAGAAAAGATGGAATCTCAAGCAGCTGCCTTGGAAGAAGTGAATGCCGTACTAGAAGAACTTTCCGCTGCTTCTACTAACACTTCTAGATCTATAGAATCTCAGAACGCAAGTTTAAGCGAACTTGTGGATGATTCTAAAAAGTTGGGAGATATAGTCTCGAATATCACAGGTTACAGCCAGGCACTTTCTTCATTCGCAAATGATAATAAAGCGGATATGGAGAATGTGACCATTGCTGCCGAAAAAACAAAATCCTATCTGGCAGACATCGCTAGTTCCTTTGACAAAGTAGATCAGATCAACCAGATCATGGGAGAGATCGCAGATAAAACGAACCTTCTCGCATTAAACGCCTCCATAGAAGCCGCGAGAGCAGGAGAAGCAGGAAGAGGATTCGCAGTGGTAGCAAACGAGGTCAGCAAACTCGCAGACTTTACTTCTGAAAATGCAAAGTCCATCTCTGCGATCGTAAGACAGTCCCAAAATTTTATCCAAGAAGCAAAAAGCGCTTCTGCGGAAACGGGAGATCTGACCGAAAAACAAAAATTTAAGATCTTGGAAACTTCTGACAGGATCGTCCAGATGAACAAACTTTATCTGGAGCAGACAAACATTATCCGCAAGTTCTTAAGTGAGCTGGAAAGTATCAAATCGGTTTCTAGCGAGATCTATGAATCTGAAAGAGAACAATCCTTGGGCCAAAAGGAAATGATCCGGACCATGTCCCAGTTAGAAAAAGATATTAATGAGATTAACGAAGATTCAGCCAATCTAAACTCGGAGATCGATCGGATCAAAATGAAAGCTTCCGAACTAAAAGTATTGAGCAATAATTCCTAA
- a CDS encoding lysophospholipid acyltransferase family protein, with amino-acid sequence MSEKLDVRESFKRRFLVWLVPTLVVFLQRIVGLTSKKVELGKEHFNSLYPLKKPFILSVWHTNVLYSPYLNKNRKLAVLISESKDGDFITGVVHRFGNGSIRGSSSKGGSKALKAMIVHLRKNLPAAFTPDGPRGPALIVQPGVIAAAQVSQVPILPFHYECTKQWIAERSWDKHRIPKPFTTFVISYGEPILIPRDLDEVGFERERLRVEKAMLENKNRAEQKAEELRGKKSSRSNQSGLGLETRS; translated from the coding sequence ATGTCAGAAAAATTGGATGTTCGGGAAAGTTTCAAGCGTAGGTTCCTAGTTTGGTTAGTACCTACTCTAGTAGTATTTTTACAAAGGATCGTCGGACTCACCTCGAAAAAGGTGGAATTGGGAAAGGAACATTTTAATTCTCTTTATCCTTTGAAGAAGCCGTTTATCCTTTCCGTTTGGCATACTAACGTTCTTTATTCTCCTTATTTGAATAAGAATCGTAAATTAGCCGTTTTGATCTCCGAATCTAAGGATGGTGATTTTATTACCGGAGTAGTGCATAGATTCGGCAACGGAAGTATTCGTGGGAGTTCCTCCAAAGGTGGTTCTAAAGCTCTTAAGGCGATGATCGTTCACCTGAGAAAAAATCTTCCTGCAGCGTTTACTCCAGATGGACCTAGGGGTCCTGCTTTGATCGTTCAGCCTGGGGTAATAGCCGCAGCTCAGGTCTCTCAAGTTCCTATCTTACCTTTCCATTATGAATGTACAAAACAATGGATTGCTGAGAGGTCCTGGGACAAACACAGGATCCCGAAACCTTTCACAACCTTTGTGATCTCTTACGGAGAACCCATCCTGATCCCTAGAGATCTGGATGAGGTCGGTTTCGAAAGAGAAAGGTTGAGAGTAGAGAAGGCAATGCTCGAAAATAAAAATCGAGCAGAGCAAAAAGCGGAGGAACTTAGAGGTAAAAAATCTTCTAGGTCGAACCAGTCCGGATTAGGTCTAGAAACTCGCTCCTAG
- the mtnP gene encoding S-methyl-5'-thioadenosine phosphorylase, translating to MGTKVKAAVIGGTGLYSLDGMELVEEILPETPWGKPSDTIKIGKIHDKLIAFLPRHGVGHFIMPHEVPMKANICALKILGVEEIVAFSSVGSLREEIKPLDFVLPSQIIDRTRGRESTFFGKGVVAHAPFADPFSKNLSDRINKAAAKINLQIHQNKTLVCMEGPLFSTRAESHMYRSWGGDIINMSVLPEAKLAREAEIAYQMICMSTDYDCWRENEEAVTAEMVMANLGKNAENAKKLLSALIPDLGNGDDLSLKNSTKYSIITAPERRNPDTVAKLKVLFPDYL from the coding sequence ATGGGGACCAAAGTAAAAGCTGCAGTTATCGGAGGCACAGGTCTCTATAGTCTGGATGGAATGGAACTGGTCGAGGAAATCCTTCCGGAAACTCCTTGGGGCAAACCTTCCGACACGATCAAGATCGGAAAGATCCACGACAAACTAATCGCATTCTTACCTCGTCATGGTGTGGGACATTTTATCATGCCTCACGAAGTCCCTATGAAGGCTAATATCTGCGCACTTAAAATTTTAGGTGTAGAAGAGATCGTAGCATTCAGTTCCGTCGGAAGTTTGAGAGAAGAAATCAAACCTTTGGATTTCGTTCTTCCTAGCCAGATCATAGATAGAACAAGAGGAAGAGAGTCCACATTCTTTGGAAAAGGTGTGGTAGCTCATGCTCCTTTCGCAGATCCTTTTTCAAAAAATCTAAGCGATAGAATTAACAAAGCCGCTGCAAAAATAAATCTTCAGATCCACCAAAACAAAACTTTAGTTTGTATGGAAGGTCCTCTATTCTCCACGAGAGCGGAATCTCATATGTATCGTTCTTGGGGTGGAGACATTATCAATATGAGCGTTCTTCCGGAAGCGAAACTTGCAAGAGAAGCTGAGATCGCTTACCAAATGATCTGTATGTCCACAGACTACGATTGTTGGAGAGAGAATGAAGAAGCAGTCACCGCGGAAATGGTAATGGCGAATCTAGGAAAGAATGCGGAGAATGCTAAAAAACTATTGAGTGCTTTGATCCCGGATCTCGGGAATGGGGATGATCTAAGCTTAAAGAATAGTACTAAATATTCTATCATCACCGCTCCGGAGCGCAGGAATCCGGACACTGTTGCAAAACTGAAAGTATTATTCCCAGACTATCTCTGA
- a CDS encoding methyl-accepting chemotaxis protein, translated as MTRGESRKLRWRLTLGLELLTSVLAVPLAVLFIIAAGAYDFNKAIALIGSSTVALTTSYFFPTLRFLYLGRLLSNLEPNNWEKLNTKGKVEVKKKLLNFPLLNTGFYIVQWSYGIPTAWKIMHFFFIPEFFESAPFLLLPLIIYPTLGISHFFLTESVLAEALESDRLNGLSLEDKDIRKVSIFTRLISTIASIALLPVVIFGYLLLEETSGWLKLGDVTLALSLTILFMVITLTISSYLLASSIRRNSKNMMNAFVEMSQGELEILLPMVSTDELGRSSKMLNDFVKRLRIVVKTVIKESEKLSQSSKVLEEKTKGLSIKMQEQAASTEQMSSGVEEIAASIHSTSSRAESQSSTVEQATESLAELEDRIRNVHTSLMDTKNDAERMRLETSNGESALKSTRDAMAEIESNTAKMEASVNVIHEITDRIGLLSLNAAIEAARAGEAGKGFAVVAQEISKLGEQTQENAKRIRATLAEAVKATNSGREVLGNTEVAFRRIGDTAQNTSERILQVSSLSESQLVASAQVKNAFSELIRSAEEIRNHTKEQSQTSLEFSKTIGSISEATEFLNGIVTDIDSLAEKLAQQASSLRKEVEFFKI; from the coding sequence ATGACGAGGGGAGAATCTAGAAAACTCAGATGGAGACTGACCTTGGGCCTGGAGCTATTAACTTCCGTTCTTGCGGTCCCTTTGGCTGTTTTGTTCATTATCGCTGCAGGAGCGTATGACTTCAATAAGGCGATCGCACTGATCGGGTCGTCCACAGTCGCATTGACCACATCTTATTTTTTCCCTACGCTTCGATTTTTGTATTTGGGAAGGCTCTTATCCAACCTGGAACCCAATAATTGGGAAAAGTTGAACACAAAAGGAAAGGTAGAAGTAAAGAAAAAACTTCTGAACTTCCCGTTACTCAACACCGGATTTTATATAGTGCAGTGGAGTTATGGAATTCCTACGGCTTGGAAAATTATGCATTTTTTCTTTATTCCGGAATTCTTCGAGTCGGCTCCTTTCTTACTCTTGCCTTTGATCATTTATCCTACTTTAGGAATTTCTCATTTCTTTTTGACCGAGTCAGTACTTGCGGAAGCATTAGAGTCGGACAGATTGAACGGACTTTCTCTGGAAGATAAAGATATTCGTAAAGTATCTATCTTTACTAGGCTCATTTCTACGATCGCATCTATCGCATTATTACCTGTAGTAATTTTTGGTTATCTTTTACTAGAAGAGACTTCCGGTTGGTTGAAACTGGGAGATGTTACCTTAGCGCTTTCTCTCACTATACTTTTTATGGTGATCACCCTTACCATTTCCTCCTACCTACTGGCTTCTAGTATCCGTAGGAACTCCAAAAACATGATGAACGCATTTGTAGAAATGTCCCAAGGTGAGTTGGAGATTCTACTTCCTATGGTTTCTACGGACGAATTGGGAAGAAGTAGCAAGATGCTGAACGATTTTGTGAAACGACTTAGGATCGTTGTTAAAACGGTGATCAAAGAGTCCGAAAAACTTTCTCAAAGTTCTAAAGTATTAGAAGAGAAAACGAAAGGTCTTTCCATAAAGATGCAAGAGCAAGCTGCATCCACTGAACAAATGAGTTCAGGGGTAGAAGAAATCGCAGCATCCATTCATTCTACTTCCTCCAGAGCGGAAAGCCAATCCAGCACCGTAGAACAAGCAACAGAATCTCTTGCCGAACTTGAAGATAGAATCCGTAATGTTCATACTTCCCTCATGGATACAAAAAATGACGCGGAAAGAATGAGATTAGAAACTTCTAATGGAGAATCCGCTTTAAAATCCACTCGAGATGCGATGGCAGAAATAGAATCTAATACCGCCAAAATGGAAGCTAGTGTGAACGTGATCCATGAGATTACCGATAGAATTGGCCTTCTTTCCTTGAACGCTGCTATAGAAGCTGCCCGTGCCGGAGAAGCAGGAAAAGGTTTTGCAGTGGTAGCCCAGGAAATTTCCAAACTGGGAGAACAAACCCAGGAGAATGCAAAAAGGATCAGGGCAACATTGGCAGAAGCGGTAAAGGCAACCAACTCAGGAAGAGAAGTTTTAGGAAATACTGAAGTAGCTTTCAGAAGGATTGGAGATACTGCTCAAAATACTTCCGAAAGAATTTTGCAGGTCTCTTCCTTATCCGAATCACAATTGGTAGCGAGTGCTCAAGTAAAAAATGCATTTTCGGAATTGATCCGATCCGCAGAAGAGATCAGAAATCATACGAAAGAACAATCGCAAACTTCTTTAGAATTTTCTAAAACGATCGGTAGTATTTCGGAAGCTACCGAATTTTTGAACGGGATAGTGACTGATATAGATTCTCTTGCGGAGAAACTTGCCCAACAAGCAAGCTCTTTGAGAAAGGAAGTGGAATTCTTTAAAATCTAA
- a CDS encoding alpha/beta hydrolase: MKIQKFMLYLLSIIFIVFLGLFGLLYSNQDKLIFFPEILPEDFHFSFPYTFQEVSLELENGEKIYALFFPAQGPSKGAVLYFHGNAGSLRSWGGVAEDFVPRGWDLLMTDYRGYGKSRAKLTEKGMYQDAERWYEYLKTDKLKKENEIILYGRSIGAGVVADLGTKTNPGYIILETPYTSLADLAKEYYPFVPEWFLAYSLKSENKIGKLHSAATIIHGNEDEIIPFRQGKKLFKTALESGVKIELLEIEGGNHNNLSFFPEYQKGLAKILESVHVNRRKSNSQR, translated from the coding sequence ATGAAAATCCAAAAGTTTATGTTATATCTTCTCTCGATCATATTCATCGTTTTTCTGGGACTTTTCGGCTTATTGTATTCTAATCAGGACAAGTTGATCTTCTTTCCTGAAATTTTGCCCGAAGACTTTCACTTCTCTTTTCCCTATACGTTCCAAGAAGTTTCTTTGGAGCTGGAAAACGGGGAGAAGATATACGCATTATTTTTCCCTGCTCAAGGTCCTTCTAAGGGTGCAGTTCTTTATTTCCATGGGAACGCAGGAAGTTTAAGAAGTTGGGGAGGGGTCGCCGAGGACTTTGTTCCTAGAGGTTGGGACCTTCTCATGACCGACTATAGAGGGTATGGTAAAAGTAGAGCCAAACTAACTGAGAAGGGAATGTATCAGGATGCGGAACGCTGGTATGAATATCTGAAAACGGATAAATTAAAAAAAGAAAATGAGATCATCCTTTATGGGCGATCTATCGGAGCAGGGGTTGTTGCGGATTTAGGAACCAAAACAAATCCGGGTTATATTATATTAGAAACTCCTTATACTTCTTTGGCGGATCTTGCAAAAGAATATTATCCTTTCGTGCCTGAATGGTTCTTGGCTTATTCTCTCAAGTCTGAGAATAAGATCGGAAAATTACATTCTGCTGCGACGATCATACATGGGAACGAAGACGAGATCATTCCTTTTCGACAAGGAAAGAAATTATTCAAAACAGCTTTAGAATCGGGAGTAAAGATAGAACTTTTGGAAATAGAAGGAGGAAATCATAATAATCTCTCCTTCTTTCCCGAGTACCAAAAAGGGTTAGCGAAAATTTTAGAATCGGTCCACGTGAACCGAAGAAAATCAAATTCTCAGAGATAG
- a CDS encoding alkaline phosphatase D family protein: MTMRRRLLLSSTSLLILLFEFFYIDFAIYGKSQSIDTSSPSSIRSGPMLGYSTHKEVKIWVQTKNPSKVYAKYFISGNPEQSNITREVNTEHNKGNVAHLIADVLEPGKTYEYIIYVNGKYQEPASEQKFKTQPIWIGKQSGPPDIKFALGSCAFVNDPKYDTQAKPYGGEYFIYQSISAQKPDFMLWMGDNIYLREPDWESRTGFIYRYTEQRSLAELQPLLANVHHYAVWDDHDWGPNDGDASFWMGATADEIFKLFWANPNYSKKGIYGSFTWGDTQFFLMDDRSFRTANDNKTGSRSFFGEEQLDWLVNGLAFSKATFKFVVVGGQVLNPLSVFENYSTYAEEREKLLSKISKLKIKNLVFLTGDRHFTELSYIQEGFEYPIYDFTVSPLTSSTHAPITEKNPLRIEGTLVDDKRNFGTIEITGPLKQRNLVFRIFDSSGKELWSREIKAK; encoded by the coding sequence ATGACAATGAGACGCAGATTGCTTTTATCATCCACCTCTTTGTTGATTTTACTGTTTGAATTCTTTTACATCGATTTTGCAATTTATGGAAAAAGTCAGTCAATCGACACATCTTCGCCTTCTAGTATTCGATCGGGGCCGATGTTAGGTTACTCGACCCATAAAGAAGTAAAAATTTGGGTCCAGACTAAGAATCCTTCTAAAGTATATGCGAAATATTTTATTTCCGGAAATCCCGAGCAAAGTAACATAACTCGAGAAGTAAACACAGAACACAATAAAGGGAACGTTGCCCATCTGATCGCGGACGTATTGGAACCCGGAAAAACATATGAATACATAATTTATGTAAATGGAAAATACCAAGAACCTGCGTCGGAACAAAAATTTAAGACACAACCTATTTGGATCGGAAAGCAAAGTGGGCCTCCCGATATCAAATTCGCTTTGGGAAGTTGTGCATTCGTGAATGATCCTAAATACGATACCCAAGCAAAACCTTATGGAGGAGAATATTTTATCTACCAATCCATCTCTGCTCAAAAGCCGGATTTCATGCTTTGGATGGGAGATAATATTTATCTAAGAGAGCCTGATTGGGAATCCAGAACAGGCTTCATTTATCGTTATACCGAACAAAGATCTTTGGCCGAATTACAACCGTTACTCGCGAATGTTCACCACTATGCAGTTTGGGACGATCATGATTGGGGACCGAACGATGGGGACGCTTCTTTTTGGATGGGAGCAACTGCAGATGAAATTTTCAAACTGTTTTGGGCAAATCCAAACTATTCAAAAAAAGGAATATACGGCTCCTTCACTTGGGGAGATACACAATTCTTTTTGATGGATGATCGTAGTTTCAGGACTGCAAACGATAATAAAACAGGATCTAGATCCTTCTTCGGAGAGGAACAATTGGATTGGTTGGTGAACGGTTTGGCATTTTCCAAGGCTACTTTTAAGTTCGTAGTGGTGGGAGGCCAGGTCTTAAATCCGTTGTCAGTATTCGAGAATTATTCCACTTATGCGGAAGAAAGGGAAAAACTTCTTTCCAAAATCTCCAAATTGAAGATAAAAAACCTGGTATTTTTGACCGGAGACAGACACTTTACGGAATTATCATATATCCAGGAAGGATTCGAATATCCTATATACGATTTTACCGTTTCACCTTTAACTTCTTCCACTCATGCGCCGATTACCGAAAAAAATCCATTAAGGATCGAAGGTACTCTTGTGGATGATAAAAGGAATTTTGGGACTATAGAAATTACCGGTCCATTAAAACAAAGGAACTTAGTATTTAGAATTTTTGATTCTTCCGGAAAAGAGCTTTGGTCTAGGGAAATTAAGGCCAAATGA
- the folE gene encoding GTP cyclohydrolase I FolE: MENEVTSILKAIGEDPNREGLLNTPKRVRKAYEFLTSGYRADIDTIVNGAIFEEDSQGMVLVRDIEMYSLCEHHLLPFFGKAHVGYIPNKKIIGISKIPRIVDVFARRLQVQERMTEQIAYALMEVLDPLGVAVVIKAKHLCMMMRGVEKQNSELFTSCMLGEFKTNMVTRSEFLDLIRTGST, encoded by the coding sequence TTGGAAAACGAAGTAACGAGTATATTAAAAGCAATCGGAGAAGATCCGAATCGAGAAGGACTTTTAAACACTCCTAAAAGAGTCCGAAAAGCTTACGAATTCCTGACTTCCGGTTATAGGGCAGACATAGATACGATTGTAAACGGAGCAATCTTCGAAGAGGACAGCCAAGGTATGGTCCTTGTCCGAGACATCGAAATGTATTCTCTCTGCGAGCATCATCTTCTTCCTTTTTTTGGAAAGGCTCACGTAGGTTATATTCCGAATAAAAAGATCATCGGGATCTCCAAGATCCCACGTATCGTGGATGTGTTTGCCAGAAGACTACAGGTTCAGGAAAGAATGACCGAGCAAATCGCATACGCCCTCATGGAAGTTTTGGATCCTTTGGGCGTTGCTGTAGTCATCAAGGCAAAACATCTTTGTATGATGATGAGAGGAGTCGAAAAACAAAACTCCGAACTTTTCACTTCTTGTATGCTCGGAGAATTTAAGACGAATATGGTAACTAGGAGCGAGTTTCTAGACCTAATCCGGACTGGTTCGACCTAG
- a CDS encoding cobalamin-binding protein, which yields MSRVGPQRIVCLTEETTELLYLLGEEDRIVGISAYTERPPQAKEEKPRVSAFINGNIKRIKDLDPDLVIGFSDIQAQLSHDLVKEGLNVLITNQRSLEEIFRTILMVGSLIGKSEQVSKLVESYKKKLNELKERSSSKPRLKVFFQEWDHPIITGIRWVSELLEIVGAVDCFGHLKEKSMAKDRIISLHEVADAKPDLIIGSWCGKPMDFEWVRTREEWKDIPAIKNDRIFEMDPAIILQPGPALFEEGILEMDRILEEVRSSLS from the coding sequence TTGAGTAGAGTCGGTCCGCAAAGAATCGTTTGTTTAACTGAAGAGACTACGGAACTTCTCTATTTATTAGGAGAAGAAGATAGGATTGTGGGAATCTCCGCGTATACGGAGAGACCTCCTCAGGCCAAGGAAGAAAAGCCTAGAGTCTCAGCTTTTATTAATGGAAACATAAAGCGGATCAAGGATCTAGATCCGGACCTGGTGATCGGTTTCTCGGATATTCAGGCCCAACTTTCTCACGATCTTGTAAAAGAAGGTTTGAATGTTCTTATCACCAACCAACGGAGTTTGGAGGAAATTTTCCGAACTATTTTGATGGTTGGATCATTGATCGGAAAGTCGGAACAAGTTTCTAAACTCGTTGAATCTTATAAGAAGAAATTAAACGAGCTCAAAGAACGTTCTTCTTCTAAGCCTAGGCTCAAAGTATTTTTCCAAGAATGGGATCATCCGATCATCACAGGGATCAGATGGGTCTCCGAATTATTGGAGATTGTCGGAGCAGTAGATTGTTTCGGACATTTAAAAGAAAAATCTATGGCTAAGGACAGGATCATAAGTCTTCATGAAGTGGCGGATGCAAAACCAGATCTGATCATCGGAAGTTGGTGTGGAAAACCTATGGACTTTGAATGGGTCCGCACCAGAGAAGAATGGAAAGACATTCCAGCAATCAAAAACGATAGAATTTTCGAAATGGATCCTGCGATCATTTTGCAACCAGGCCCCGCCTTATTCGAAGAAGGTATCCTGGAAATGGATCGGATCTTAGAAGAAGTAAGATCTTCTCTTTCTTAA
- the acs gene encoding acetate--CoA ligase, protein MSKERIVQPFAHFKKTANISLKDYKALYKESIENPKKFWAREASTRLTWFKKWNKVLDHDFKNAKVKWFEGGKINVSYNCLDRHLDSPLKNKAAIIWEGDNPQESKTYTYYDLYREVNKFANVLKNSGIRKGDVVMVYLPMIPELAITILACTRIGAIHSVVFGGFSPEALQSRIEDCKPRLIITSDGGYRGGKSLDLKKAVDTALDQSSEKVNNVIVVRRTGQETELNWKEGRDHWWHYLMNDPELPAYCKPEQMDSEDPLFILYTSGSTGKPKGVLHTTGGYLLGVNMTFHYVFDIKPTDTYWCTADIGWVTGHSYLVYGPLSNGATSVMFEGVPTYPDVGRFWDVIDKHGVSVFYTAPTAIRSLMREGTDPIEKRNLSTLRLIGSVGEPINPEAWEWYFKHVGKSKCPIVDTWWQTETGAIMISPLPGAIAQKPGSATLPFFGVQPVLLDDEGKEINSKGEVSGNLAIKSPWPSMMRGVFKDPKRFFDTYFSIYKGYYFTGDGARRDKDGYYWITGRVDDVINVSGHRIGSAEVESALVENLSVAEAAVVGFPHDIKGQGIYAYVTVKEGVATNDSLKKELIATVEKMIGKIARPDVIHWAPGLPKTRSGKIMRRILRKIASGEFEGLGDISTLADPSVVEKLIEDKKKYHS, encoded by the coding sequence ATGTCGAAAGAAAGAATCGTCCAACCGTTCGCTCATTTTAAAAAAACGGCGAATATCAGTCTCAAAGATTATAAGGCATTATACAAAGAATCCATCGAGAACCCTAAAAAGTTCTGGGCTAGAGAAGCTTCTACCCGACTGACCTGGTTCAAAAAATGGAACAAAGTTTTAGACCACGATTTTAAGAACGCAAAGGTAAAATGGTTCGAGGGAGGCAAGATCAATGTCTCCTACAATTGTTTGGACCGACATTTAGATTCTCCCCTAAAAAATAAAGCTGCGATCATTTGGGAAGGCGACAATCCCCAAGAATCCAAAACATATACTTATTACGATCTGTATCGTGAAGTGAATAAGTTTGCAAATGTTCTAAAAAATTCAGGGATCAGAAAAGGCGATGTGGTCATGGTCTATTTGCCTATGATCCCTGAACTCGCTATTACAATTCTTGCATGTACTCGTATCGGTGCGATCCACTCGGTAGTGTTCGGAGGTTTTTCTCCTGAGGCTCTGCAAAGTAGGATAGAAGATTGTAAACCAAGACTGATCATAACTTCCGACGGAGGTTATAGAGGTGGTAAAAGTTTAGATCTGAAGAAGGCCGTGGACACCGCTTTGGATCAATCTTCCGAAAAAGTAAATAATGTGATCGTAGTCAGAAGAACCGGCCAAGAAACGGAACTGAATTGGAAAGAAGGCAGAGATCATTGGTGGCATTATTTGATGAACGATCCTGAGCTTCCTGCGTATTGTAAACCGGAACAAATGGATTCGGAAGATCCTTTGTTCATTCTATACACTTCCGGCTCTACCGGAAAACCGAAAGGAGTTCTTCATACTACAGGAGGATATCTTCTCGGGGTCAATATGACCTTTCATTATGTTTTCGATATCAAACCCACTGATACCTATTGGTGTACCGCTGACATCGGTTGGGTAACAGGTCATAGTTATCTAGTGTATGGTCCTCTCTCTAATGGAGCTACTTCCGTCATGTTTGAAGGAGTTCCTACTTATCCTGATGTTGGAAGATTCTGGGATGTGATCGACAAACACGGAGTCTCAGTATTCTATACGGCGCCTACGGCAATTCGTTCTTTAATGAGAGAAGGAACAGATCCTATCGAAAAAAGAAACTTAAGCACTCTTAGATTGATCGGATCCGTGGGAGAACCTATCAATCCGGAAGCTTGGGAATGGTATTTTAAACATGTTGGAAAATCCAAATGTCCAATCGTAGATACTTGGTGGCAGACAGAAACTGGAGCCATCATGATCTCTCCGTTGCCAGGTGCAATCGCCCAGAAACCTGGATCTGCTACTCTTCCATTCTTCGGAGTACAACCTGTCCTTTTAGATGATGAAGGAAAAGAGATCAACTCCAAGGGAGAAGTTTCCGGCAATCTTGCAATCAAATCTCCTTGGCCTTCTATGATGAGAGGAGTGTTCAAGGACCCGAAAAGATTTTTCGATACCTACTTCTCCATTTATAAAGGTTACTATTTTACCGGAGACGGAGCAAGAAGAGACAAAGACGGATATTATTGGATCACAGGTCGCGTAGACGATGTGATTAACGTATCAGGTCATAGGATCGGCTCCGCAGAAGTGGAAAGCGCACTCGTAGAAAATCTTTCCGTAGCAGAAGCTGCTGTTGTAGGATTTCCGCACGATATCAAGGGCCAAGGAATTTATGCCTACGTTACAGTGAAAGAGGGTGTGGCCACAAACGATTCTCTTAAAAAAGAACTGATCGCGACAGTGGAAAAAATGATCGGAAAGATCGCAAGACCTGACGTAATCCATTGGGCTCCTGGACTTCCTAAAACCAGATCCGGAAAAATCATGAGAAGGATACTTCGTAAGATTGCCTCCGGCGAGTTCGAAGGTTTGGGAGATATCTCCACCTTAGCAGATCCAAGCGTAGTAGAAAAATTAATAGAAGATAAGAAGAAGTATCACAGTTGA